A region from the Triticum urartu cultivar G1812 chromosome 1, Tu2.1, whole genome shotgun sequence genome encodes:
- the LOC125536483 gene encoding uncharacterized protein LOC125536483, whose product MESPGRSSRPRPLLASLCLVVLLLLAVLPLQPASAVPTSRSMRLRSQQRPPSLKLSSRQEMTTAAAGKPRGRAAARMVVEVNDYPGSGANNRHDPPKGPGRG is encoded by the exons ATGGAGTCCCCCGGCCGCTCCAGCAGGCCGAGGCCTCTCCTCGCCTCCCTCTgcctcgtcgtcctcctcctcctggccGTCCTTCCCCTGCAGCCGGCGTCCGCCGTGCCCACGTCAA GGAGCATGCGCCTGAGGAGCCAGCAGCGCCCGCCGTCTCTGAAGCTTTCCTCTCGGCAGGAGAtgacgacggcggcggccgggAAGCCGCGgggccgggcggcggcgaggatggTCGTGGAGGTGAACGACTACCCCGGGTCCGGCGCCAACAACCGCCATGACCCTCCCAAGGGCCCCGGAAGAGGGTGA